Part of the Musa acuminata AAA Group cultivar baxijiao unplaced genomic scaffold, Cavendish_Baxijiao_AAA HiC_scaffold_726, whole genome shotgun sequence genome is shown below.
TTCATGGTGCTACCGTAGAAAATACTTTATTCGAAGATGGTGACGGTGCAAATACATTTCGTGCTTTTAACCCAACTCAAGCCGAAGAGACTTATTCAATGGTCACTGCTAACCGTTTTTGGTCCCAAATCTTTGGGGTTGCTTTTTCCAATAAACGTTGGTTACATTTCTTTATGCTATTTGTACCCGTAACTGGTTTATGGATGAGTGCTATTGGGGTAGTCGGTCTGGCTCTGAATCTACGTGCCTATGACTTCGTTTCCCAAGAAATCCGTGCAGCGGAAGATCCTGAATTTGAGACTTTCTACAccaaaaatattctcttaaacgaaGGTATTCGTGCTTGGATGGCGGCTCAGGATCAGCCTCATGAAAACCTTATATTCCCTGAGGAGGTTCTACCACGTGGAAACGCTCTTTAATGGAACTTTAGCTTTAGCTGGTCGTGACCAAGAAACCACCGGTTTCGCTTGGTGGGCCGGGAATGCCAGACTTATAAATTTGTCCGGTAAACTACTTGGAGCTCACGTAGCCCATGCCGGATTAATCGTATTCTGGGCCGGGGCAATGAACCTATTTGAAGTGGCTCATTTCGTACCAGAGAAACCCATGTATGAACAAGGATTGATTTTACTTCCGCACCTAGCTACTCTAGGTTGGGGGGTAGGTCCGGGGGGAGAGGTTATGGACACCTTTCCATACTTTGTATCTGGAGTACTTCACTTAATTTCCTCTGCAGTCTTAGGCTTTGGTGGTATTTATCATGCGCTTCTTGGACCCGAGACTCTTGAAGAATCTTTTCCATTCTTCGGTTATGTATGGAAAGATAGAAATAAAATGACTACCATTTTGGGTATTCACTTAATTTTGTTAGGTCTAGGTGCTTTTCTTCTAGTACTCAAGGCTGTTTATTTTGGGGGCATATATGATACCTGGGCCCCTGGGGGGGGAGATGTAAGAAAAATTACCAACTTGACCCTTAGCCCAAGTGTCATATTTGGTTATTTACTAAAATCTCCTTTTGGGGGAGAAGGATGGATTGTTAGTGTGGACGATTTAGAAGATATAATTGGGGGACATGTATGGTTAGGTTCCATTTGTATACTTGGTGGAATTTGGCATATCTTAACCAAACCTTTTGCATGGGCTCGCCGTGCATTTGTATGGTCTGGAGAGGCTTACTTGTCTTATAGTTTAGGTGCTTTATCTGTCTTTGGTTTTATCGCTTGTTGTTTTGTCTGGTTTAATAATACCGCTTATCCTAGTGAGTTTTACGGACCTACCGGGCCAGAAGCTTCTCAAGCTCAAGCATTTACCTTTCTAGTCAGAGACCAACGTCTTGGAGCTAACGTGGGATCCGCTCAAGGACCTACTGGTTTAGGTAAATATCTAATGCGTTCCCCGACTGGAGAGATTATTTTTGGAGGAGAAACTATGCGTTTTTGGGATCTTCGTGCTCCCTGGTTAGAACCTCTAAGGGGTCCCAATGGTTTGGACTTGAGTAGGCTGAAAAAAGACATACAACCTTGGCAAGAACGACGTTCGGCAGAATATATGACTCATGCTCCTTTAGGTTCTTTAAATTCCGTGGGTGGCGTAGCTACCGAGATCAATGCAGTCAATTATGTCTCTCCTAGAAGTTGGTTGGCGACCTCCCATTTTGTTCTAGGATTCTTCTTTTTTGTGGGGCATTTGTGGCATGCGGGAAGGGCCCGTGCAGCTGCAGCAGGCTTTGAAAAAGGAATCGATCGTGATTTGGAACCTGTTCTTTCCATGACCCCTCTTAGTtgagattttcttctttttctttttatatctattctatttttttcctGTTCTGGCTCGGCTATTCTACCTAGCCGGGCCATTCCTTTTTATGAAAGATAACGGGCCAAATgaataaagaaacaaatttattcaacaagcaaaaaaaggagagagagagggattcgaaccctcgatAGTTCTTTGTTTAGACTATACCGGTTTTCAAGACCGGAGCTATCAAccactcagccatctctccccgagacaatttctattttattcctACAAATGGAATATGACTATATGAGATGATACACTAACTATCTGTAGAAACATCCCAGATGCAAATCCATATTTCGATGTATCTATCTGTAGattgtatacatagatatatgcatGATCCAGTATTTCTGCTTGTGAAGTAAATACTAAACTCCCCTCGACTCCATGTCCGAATAAAATAAAGCGGTAAGGTAATAAGTTCTAAAGAATCAATTGATTCATGGTCAAATCCctacatgatgcattttattacaATTTTTACTAAGCGAGGGATCAAATGGTATAGTTCATTTGTTGGTAGCTTGGAGGATTACAAACATGACTATTGCTTTCCAATTAGCTGTTTTTGCATTAATTGCGACTTCATCAGTCTTACTGATTAGTGTACccgttgtatttgcttcttctgatggttggtcaagtaataaaaatattgtattttccggtacatcattatggattggattagtctttctggtagctatccttaattctctcatctcttgaacttattttgtatttccccgatccaaaaactccattccttctaccttctacttctaataaatttaataattcggattgtgagacacattaagattcaatctgagttccaaaaaaaattatatttcattcttgTATCTGAATATTTGGCCCTGTACATATGATCCAGAcgcatatatgatatatgatatatgtcaTATATGTGTGGACATATGCGTGCGTATCAGGAACGCAGAAAATGCGGATATGGTCGAATGGTAAAATTTCTCTTTGCCAAGGAGAAgatgcgggttcgattcccgctatccgcccacggtgaagtaatgtattatgataagataagagataaaatccaaaattaaattcgaactactaatgctaactaccccccctaatgctaactacccccccccaaaaaaatagttattaattagaattacacctaaaaagatctttttttttttacaaaaaaatgttGCGGAGACAGGATTTGAACCCGTGACCTCAAGGTTATGAGCCTTGCGAGCTACCAAACTGCTCTACTCCGCGCTGAAGAACCGGGAACTTATGTACGAAGAAAGATTGGATACGCCCCTCTACCATATCCGTACAAATAGAATAGTCTATTTATACAGAATGGTAAAGAGGGCTCCTCTATCTTCTATGATAATagatcatagagattcatacaaaagatcatagagattcatacaaatacgaAAGGATATTTTTCTCTTTACCAACTTGATCTTATTGCGCCCGGTAACAAACATGCATGAAACATTTCTCGAAGTATGTGTCCGGATAGCCCAAAGTCTCGATAGTTAGCTCTAGGTCTTCCAGTCAAAAAACAACGTCGATGGAGACGTATAGGTGCACTATTACGTGGTGGGGATTGCAATTTTCCATGAATTTCCCATTTTTCACTCAATGATGGAACtttgcttatttttttttttgaggatcgACGAATCAAATGATATTTCTGTTCCAATTTCTGCCGCTTCTTCTCCCTCTGAATCAAACTTTTTCTTGCCATAATATAATGTTCAGTTCCTATTATTATCAATGATACAGTTCGGATCCTAGATGTAAAAATATAAGAAGGTAGATCCTCCCTCTCCATCGAAACAAATGAGATTGTTGCTGATAcagtacataaaaaaaataataaataactaaattaaaattaaccaaATTTTCCTGATGTAGAGGCAATCAAGAAAGCTGCATAAGTGAATATATAGCCTACGGAAAAGTGGGCTAATCCAACCAATCTTGCTTGCACAATGGAAAGAGCCACTGGCTTATCTCTCCATCGAATCAAATTAGCCAAAGGTGTGCGTTCATGAGCCCATGCTAAAGTTTCAATCAATTCCTGCCAATATCCGCGCCaagaaattaaaaacataaatccAGTAGCCCAAACAAGATGTCCAAATAAGAACATCCACGCCCATACGGATAAACTATTCATACCAAAAGGATTATATCCATTGATAAGTTGTGAAGAGTTTAACCATAGATAATCTCTTAACCATCCCATTAAATAAGTGGAAGATTCATTAAATTGTGAAACGTTACCCTGCCATAAAGTGATGTGTTTCCAATGCCAATAAAAAGTAACCCACCCAATGGTATTTAACATCCAGAAAACTGCCAAATAAAATGCGTCCCAAGCAGAAATATCACAAGTACCGCCGCGTCCTGGGCCGTCGCAAGGAAAACTATAACCGAAATCCTTTTTATCTGGCATTAACTTGGAACCACGTGCATCTAAAGCACCTTTTACTAAAATCAGTGTAGTTGTATGCAAACCTAGAGCAATAGCATGATGAACCAAGAAGTCCCCAGGACCTATTGTTAAGAAGAGTGAATTACTATTCTCATTAACAGCATTCAACCAGCCCGGTAACCATATGCTTCGACCTGCATTGAATGCTGGGCCATTCGTTGAAGATAAGAGTACATCGAACCCATATGAAGTCTTACCATGAGCGGATTGTATCCATTGGGCAAATATAGgttcaatcaagatttgtttttCCGGAGTACCAAAAGCGAGCATAACATCGTTATGAACATAAAGGCCCAAGGTATGGAACCCAAGAAACAGGCTGGCCCAACTTAAATGAGATATGATAGCTTCTTTGTGGTCTAACATTCTTGCCAATACATTATCCTCATTCTGTTCTGGATTGTAATCTCTAATGAAGAATATAGCTCCATGAGCAAAGGCTCCTGTCATGataaaccctgcgatgtattggtgatGAGTATATAACGCAGCTTGAGTAGTAAAGTCTTGTGCTATGAATGCATAAGCAGGTAAAGAGTACATGTGTTGAGCTACTAAGGAAGTAATAACCCCTAAAGAGGCTAGAGCAAGACCTAATTGAAAATGAAGCGAATTATTGATTGTGTCATAAAGACCCTTATGCCCACGCCCTAATCGACCCCCTGGAGGAATATGTGTTTCTAAAAGATCTTTGATACTGTGCCCAATCCCGAAGTTAgttctatacatatgaccagcgatcaggaaaataaatgcaatagctaaatgatgatgagcaatatcggtcagccataAACTTTGCGTTTGTGGATGAAATCCACCGAGAAGGGTTAGAATGGCAGTTCCTGTTCCTTGGGAAGTACCAAATAAATGGCTACTCGAATCAGGGTTTTGGGCATAAAGATTCCACTGACCCGTAAAAAGTGGTCCCAACCCTTGAGGATAGGGTAATACATCTAAAAAATTATTCCATCTGACGTACTGTCCCCTGGATCCTGGAATAGCGACATGAACTAAATGTCCTGTCCAAGCCAAAGAACTCACTCCGAAAAGTCCTGAcaaatgatgatttagacgagATTCGGCATTTTTGAACCACGAAACGCTTGGTTTCCATTTTGGTTGTAAGTGTAACCAACCCGCTATTAAGGATAtagcagaaagaaataatagaaaaagagCTCCAGTATAAAGATCTTCATTAGTGCGTAATCCGATTGTATACCACCACTGATAAACGCCGGAATAAGCGATATTCACTGGACCGGTAGCACCTCCTCGAGTAAAGGCTTCTACAGCTGGTTGACCAAAATGAGGATCCCAAATTGCATGAGCAATAGGTCTTACATGTAAAGGGTCTTGTATCCATGACTCAAAATTTCCTTGCCAAGCTACATGAAAGAGATTTCCGGACGTCCACAGAAAG
Proteins encoded:
- the LOC135663513 gene encoding LOW QUALITY PROTEIN: photosystem II CP43 reaction center protein-like (The sequence of the model RefSeq protein was modified relative to this genomic sequence to represent the inferred CDS: deleted 1 base in 1 codon), whose product is MTITLGKFTKEENDLFDIMDDWLRRDRFVFVGWSGLLLFPCAYFALGGWFTGTTFVTSWYTHGLASSYLEGCNFLTAAVSTPANSLAHSLLLLWGPEAQGDFTRWCQLGGLWTFVALHGAFALIGFMLRQFELARSVQLRPYNAIAFSAPIAVFVSVFLIYPLGQSGWFFAPSFGVAAIFRFILFFQGFHNWTLNPFHMMGVAGVLGAALLCAIHGATVENTLFEDGDGANTFRAFNPTQAEETYSMVTANRFWSQIFGVAFSNKRWLHFFMLFVPVTGLWMSAIGVVGLALNLRAYDFVSQEIRAAEDPEFETFYTKNILLNEGIRAWMAAQDQPHENLIFPEEVLPRGNLFNGTLALAGRDQETTGFAWWAGNARLINLSGKLLGAHVAHAGLIVFWAGAMNLFEVAHFVPEKPMYEQGLILLPHLATLGWGVGPGGEVMDTFPYFVSGVLHLISSAVLGFGGIYHALLGPETLEESFPFFGYVWKDRNKMTTILGIHLILLGLGAFLLVLKAVYFGGIYDTWAPGGGDVRKITNLTLSPSVIFGYLLKSPFGGEGWIVSVDDLEDIIGGHVWLGSICILGGIWHILTKPFAWARRAFVWSGEAYLSYSLGALSVFGFIACCFVWFNNTAYPSEFYGPTGPEASQAQAFTFLVRDQRLGANVGSAQGPTGLGKYLMRSPTGEIIFGGETMRFWDLRAPWLEPLRGPNGLDLSRLKKDIQPWQERRSAEYMTHAPLGSLNSVGGVATEINAVNYVSPRSWLATSHFVLGFFFFVGHLWHAGRARAAAAGFEKGIDRDLEPVLSMTPLS
- the LOC135663514 gene encoding photosystem I P700 chlorophyll a apoprotein A2 — its product is MALRFPRFSQGLAQDPTTRRIWFGIATAHDFESHDDITEERLYQNIFASHFGQLAIIFLWTSGNLFHVAWQGNFESWIQDPLHVRPIAHAIWDPHFGQPAVEAFTRGGATGPVNIAYSGVYQWWYTIGLRTNEDLYTGALFLLFLSAISLIAGWLHLQPKWKPSVSWFKNAESRLNHHLSGLFGVSSLAWTGHLVHVAIPGSRGQYVRWNNFLDVLPYPQGLGPLFTGQWNLYAQNPDSSSHLFGTSQGTGTAILTLLGGFHPQTQSLWLTDIAHHHLAIAFIFLIAGHMYRTNFGIGHSIKDLLETHIPPGGRLGRGHKGLYDTINNSLHFQLGLALASLGVITSLVAQHMYSLPAYAFIAQDFTTQAALYTHHQYIAGFIMTGAFAHGAIFFIRDYNPEQNEDNVLARMLDHKEAIISHLSWASLFLGFHTLGLYVHNDVMLAFGTPEKQILIEPIFAQWIQSAHGKTSYGFDVLLSSTNGPAFNAGRSIWLPGWLNAVNENSNSLFLTIGPGDFLVHHAIALGLHTTTLILVKGALDARGSKLMPDKKDFGYSFPCDGPGRGGTCDISAWDAFYLAVFWMLNTIGWVTFYWHWKHITLWQGNVSQFNESSTYLMGWLRDYLWLNSSQLINGYNPFGMNSLSVWAWMFLFGHLVWATGFMFLISWRGYWQELIETLAWAHERTPLANLIRWRDKPVALSIVQARLVGLAHFSVGYIFTYAAFLIASTSGKFG